A single region of the Streptomyces caelestis genome encodes:
- a CDS encoding LysR family transcriptional regulator, translated as MDLVRHLECFVAVAEESHFGRAAARLGMAQPPLSQRIQRLERHLGVRLFERTSRQVALTEPGALLLAEAREVLARSEAFMATARRIRDGETGLLRAALPPDLSGETVAALLAGFTGAGTDGLELELHELSTAQQLERFAAHELDVGLIHHPCDVSGLELGPVLRRELGVLLPRGAAAAGLDEVPLASLTGHDLILFPRAGAPAVYDDLLTTCARNGYTPPAVRHALGTSFVRGLVLSTEAVAFSPRDTHGPHGHAEDGVEGVADVDAERTEGGVVWRPLTGVPLALRHSVAWPAGRGDAAVSAFAEAATHALRTTAGATPDLPSRPLHLRPASEYWL; from the coding sequence GTGGACCTGGTACGGCACTTGGAGTGCTTCGTGGCTGTTGCGGAAGAGTCACACTTCGGCCGTGCCGCGGCTCGTCTGGGCATGGCCCAGCCGCCGCTCTCGCAGCGCATCCAGCGCCTGGAGCGGCACCTGGGCGTCCGGCTCTTCGAACGCACCAGCCGGCAGGTGGCCCTCACCGAGCCCGGGGCGCTGCTGCTGGCGGAGGCCCGGGAGGTGCTCGCCCGCTCCGAGGCGTTCATGGCCACCGCGCGCCGCATCCGGGACGGCGAGACCGGCCTGCTGCGTGCCGCGCTGCCGCCGGACCTCTCCGGGGAGACCGTCGCCGCGCTCCTGGCGGGTTTCACCGGGGCGGGCACGGACGGCCTGGAACTGGAGCTGCACGAGCTGTCCACCGCCCAGCAACTGGAACGGTTCGCCGCGCACGAGCTGGACGTCGGGCTCATCCACCACCCCTGTGACGTCTCGGGGCTCGAACTGGGCCCGGTACTGCGGCGCGAACTGGGCGTGCTGCTGCCACGCGGCGCGGCGGCGGCCGGGCTCGACGAGGTACCGCTCGCCTCCCTCACCGGCCACGACCTGATCCTCTTCCCCCGCGCCGGCGCCCCCGCGGTCTACGACGACCTCCTGACCACCTGCGCCCGCAACGGTTACACCCCGCCCGCCGTACGCCACGCCCTGGGCACCAGCTTCGTACGCGGACTGGTGCTCTCCACGGAGGCGGTGGCATTCAGCCCGCGGGACACGCACGGGCCGCACGGGCACGCGGAAGACGGCGTGGAGGGCGTGGCGGACGTGGATGCGGAACGGACCGAGGGGGGCGTCGTATGGCGGCCTCTCACCGGCGTCCCGCTGGCCCTGCGCCACTCCGTCGCCTGGCCGGCAGGGCGCGGGGACGCCGCCGTGTCCGCGTTCGCCGAGGCCGCCACGCACGCGCTGCGCACCACCGCCGGCGCGACCCCCGACCTGCCCTCCCGCCCGCTGCACCTGCGCCCGGCATCGGAGTACTGGCTTTGA
- a CDS encoding class I SAM-dependent methyltransferase, producing MATYDTLGATYARTRRPDPRIAARIHAVLGDDIADVLDVGAGTGSYEPPETVLAVEPSRVMLDQRPPGAAPGVQAVAERLPLRDDAVDAVMAVLTVHHWSDPAAGIRELRRVARRRVVVLTWDQDVFLECSPP from the coding sequence ATGGCGACCTATGACACGCTCGGCGCGACCTACGCCCGGACACGGCGGCCCGACCCGCGGATCGCCGCGCGGATCCACGCCGTGCTCGGCGACGACATCGCGGACGTCCTCGACGTCGGAGCGGGCACCGGCTCCTACGAACCACCGGAGACGGTCCTCGCGGTCGAACCCAGCCGGGTCATGCTGGACCAGCGACCGCCGGGAGCCGCACCCGGCGTGCAGGCCGTCGCGGAACGCCTGCCGCTGCGGGACGACGCCGTCGACGCCGTGATGGCAGTGCTGACCGTCCACCACTGGTCCGACCCGGCGGCCGGGATCAGGGAACTGCGCCGGGTGGCCCGCCGCCGCGTCGTTGTCCTGACCTGGGACCAGGACGTCTTCCTTGAATGCTCCCCTCCCTGA
- a CDS encoding class F sortase, producing MTPFSRRAFTTAALASLLTACAGQGTTPDSSTTAPRPQSSPRPVPAEGARPLARSVPVRLLVPAIGVDTPVIRLGLAPDGTVRVPPVTADDRAGWYRHSPTPGQTGPSVILGHVSVGRYGDGVFRHLVRLRRGDRIVARLENGTAAEFAVTAVRTVPRTRFPVDDVYGNVDRPELRLITCGGARTDDGYTDNVIVFAALSGADSPTSGER from the coding sequence ATGACCCCGTTCTCCAGGCGCGCGTTCACGACGGCGGCGCTGGCGTCGCTGCTCACGGCATGCGCAGGCCAGGGGACGACGCCGGACTCCTCAACCACCGCACCACGGCCGCAGTCTTCCCCTCGGCCGGTCCCGGCCGAGGGGGCGCGCCCCCTGGCCCGTTCGGTCCCGGTCCGGCTGCTGGTCCCGGCCATCGGTGTCGACACCCCGGTCATCCGGCTGGGCCTGGCCCCGGACGGCACGGTGCGGGTGCCGCCGGTCACGGCGGACGACCGGGCGGGCTGGTACCGGCACTCGCCGACGCCGGGCCAGACCGGCCCGTCGGTGATCCTCGGGCACGTCTCGGTCGGCAGGTACGGCGACGGCGTCTTCCGTCACCTCGTCCGGCTGCGCCGCGGCGACCGGATCGTGGCGCGCCTGGAGAACGGCACGGCGGCGGAGTTCGCCGTCACGGCGGTACGGACCGTCCCCAGAACCCGCTTCCCGGTGGACGACGTCTACGGGAACGTGGACCGCCCGGAGCTGCGGCTGATCACGTGCGGCGGAGCGCGCACCGACGACGGATACACGGACAACGTGATCGTGTTCGCGGCGCTGAGCGGCGCCGACTCCCCCACCTCTGGAGAGCGTTGA
- a CDS encoding DUF4328 domain-containing protein, whose protein sequence is MSDQETPVTAQGPALRPVRGAARCAVAALALAALAWVVRAVWHVRLARTGQPASGPPDQGGGVHRPLTALEDSYDRVSSVGGAVTLLCALAFLLWLDRVRDNARALSGAEPRYGSPWLFLGWIVPVVNLWIPRGIVADAHRSVFPDRRLPAVVNWWWALWLAGLAGGGGLIYADSTDGVIARAYTDVLPLLAADVVIVAAAGTAALMVRTLTTAQQQRMDETARPAA, encoded by the coding sequence GTGAGCGATCAGGAAACTCCCGTCACCGCCCAGGGCCCCGCCCTTCGCCCGGTCCGTGGCGCGGCCCGCTGCGCCGTCGCCGCGCTCGCCCTCGCCGCGCTGGCCTGGGTGGTCCGGGCGGTGTGGCACGTCCGGCTCGCCAGGACCGGGCAGCCGGCGTCCGGCCCGCCGGACCAGGGAGGCGGCGTGCACCGCCCGCTGACCGCCCTGGAGGACTCCTACGACCGGGTCAGCTCCGTGGGCGGCGCCGTCACGCTGCTCTGCGCGCTCGCGTTCCTGCTCTGGCTGGACCGCGTCCGCGACAACGCCCGTGCCCTCTCGGGCGCGGAACCGCGGTACGGATCCCCCTGGCTCTTCCTGGGCTGGATCGTCCCCGTCGTGAACCTGTGGATACCCCGGGGCATCGTCGCGGACGCTCACCGGTCCGTCTTCCCCGACCGGCGGCTGCCGGCCGTCGTGAACTGGTGGTGGGCTCTGTGGCTGGCCGGTCTGGCCGGTGGTGGGGGCCTCATCTACGCCGACTCCACGGACGGGGTCATCGCCCGCGCCTACACCGACGTCCTGCCCCTGCTCGCCGCCGACGTGGTGATCGTGGCGGCGGCCGGAACCGCCGCCCTCATGGTCCGCACGCTCACCACCGCGCAGCAGCAGCGCATGGACGAGACCGCACGGCCCGCCGCCTGA
- a CDS encoding Tat pathway signal sequence domain protein, whose amino-acid sequence MRRTVLTALALAGTAVLLGTGPAFASETATPSPAPTAAESAPRPEASAEPTRAPADATPVPDDEPTRAPAEDQVSVVPSGAPDTGVTSASSASDSGLGSAAVGAGAAAVLAVGGGTVLVVRRRRATGA is encoded by the coding sequence ATGCGCCGAACCGTCCTCACCGCCCTGGCCCTCGCGGGCACCGCCGTACTGCTGGGCACCGGGCCCGCGTTCGCGAGCGAGACGGCGACCCCGAGCCCGGCCCCGACGGCCGCCGAGTCCGCCCCGCGGCCGGAGGCCAGCGCCGAGCCGACCCGCGCGCCGGCCGACGCCACCCCCGTCCCGGACGACGAGCCGACCCGGGCACCGGCCGAGGACCAGGTCTCCGTCGTGCCGAGCGGCGCGCCCGACACCGGCGTGACGTCGGCGTCTTCGGCCTCCGACTCCGGCCTCGGCTCAGCGGCGGTCGGCGCGGGCGCCGCCGCGGTGCTCGCCGTGGGCGGCGGGACGGTCCTCGTCGTGCGGCGGCGCCGGGCGACCGGGGCATGA
- a CDS encoding carbohydrate-binding protein, whose protein sequence is MHLRPVIASVGLLAGSLVALSGTTAQAATTRYEAETSPAVCAGAIESNWAGYSGSGFCNGDNATGGYAQFTVTASAAGTATLEVRFANGTTSARAANLVVNGTTAGTASFEGTGAWNTWATKTLTVPLRSGSNTVRLAPTTSGGLPNIDYVDVETSGSDPQPTGPVLYVSPGGTDSAAGTESNPTTLTSAISRISAGGTIYVRGGTYRYSQTVTIPAGRNGTSGDRTELFAYPGETPVLNFSGQSEDPANRGLAVNASYWHVKGLVVERAGDNGIFVGGSNNVIERTVTRFNRDSGLQLSRALSSTPKDQWPSHNLILSAESHDNVDSDGEDADGFAPKLTVGPGNVFRYTVAHHNIDDGYDLYTKTDTGPIGAVTVEDSLAYDNGTLSDGSQAGNGDRNGYKLGGEDIGVNHIVRRSIAYQNGKHGFTYNRNTGAMQISDNVSVGNEQRNFNFDSGSTSVFRNNTSCDSGSNDRIIGDSDSSNQFWSGSNGSRCSSYAGALRWSFASDGRLVVTFGGSR, encoded by the coding sequence ATGCACCTGAGACCAGTGATCGCGTCCGTCGGCCTCCTGGCCGGCAGCCTCGTCGCGCTGTCCGGGACCACGGCACAGGCGGCGACCACCCGGTACGAGGCCGAGACATCGCCGGCCGTCTGCGCCGGCGCCATCGAGTCGAACTGGGCCGGATACTCCGGCAGCGGCTTCTGCAACGGCGACAACGCAACCGGCGGCTACGCGCAGTTCACCGTGACCGCCTCCGCCGCCGGCACCGCGACCCTCGAGGTCCGCTTCGCCAACGGCACGACCTCCGCACGCGCCGCGAACCTCGTGGTCAACGGCACGACGGCCGGCACGGCGTCCTTCGAGGGCACCGGCGCCTGGAACACCTGGGCGACCAAGACGCTCACCGTGCCGCTGCGGTCGGGCAGCAACACCGTCCGGCTCGCCCCGACCACCTCCGGCGGCCTGCCCAACATCGACTACGTCGACGTCGAGACGAGCGGCAGCGACCCGCAGCCCACGGGCCCGGTCCTGTATGTGTCACCGGGCGGCACGGACAGCGCGGCCGGCACGGAGTCGAACCCGACGACGCTCACCTCGGCGATCAGCCGCATCTCCGCCGGCGGCACGATCTACGTGCGCGGCGGGACCTACCGCTACTCCCAGACCGTCACCATCCCGGCGGGCCGGAACGGCACGTCGGGCGACCGCACGGAACTGTTCGCCTACCCGGGCGAGACGCCCGTGCTGAACTTCTCCGGCCAGAGCGAGGACCCGGCCAACCGCGGCCTCGCCGTCAACGCGTCGTACTGGCACGTCAAGGGCCTCGTCGTCGAACGGGCCGGTGACAACGGCATCTTCGTCGGCGGCAGCAACAACGTCATCGAGCGCACGGTGACCCGCTTCAACCGCGACTCGGGGCTCCAGCTCTCCCGGGCACTCTCCAGCACGCCCAAGGACCAGTGGCCGTCCCACAACCTCATCCTGAGCGCGGAATCGCACGACAACGTCGACTCCGACGGCGAGGACGCCGACGGCTTCGCCCCGAAGCTCACCGTCGGCCCCGGCAACGTCTTCCGCTACACCGTGGCCCACCACAACATCGACGACGGCTACGACCTCTACACCAAGACGGACACCGGCCCCATCGGCGCCGTGACCGTCGAGGACTCCCTCGCCTACGACAACGGCACCCTCAGCGACGGCTCCCAGGCCGGCAACGGCGACCGCAACGGCTACAAGCTCGGCGGCGAGGACATCGGCGTCAACCACATCGTCCGGCGCAGCATCGCCTACCAGAACGGCAAGCACGGGTTCACCTACAACCGGAACACCGGCGCGATGCAGATCTCGGACAACGTGAGCGTCGGCAACGAGCAGCGCAACTTCAACTTCGACTCGGGCAGCACGTCGGTGTTCCGGAACAACACCTCGTGCGACAGCGGGTCGAACGACCGGATCATCGGCGACTCCGACAGCTCGAACCAGTTCTGGTCCGGCTCCAACGGCTCCCGCTGCTCCTCCTACGCCGGGGCCCTGCGCTGGTCGTTCGCCTCGGACGGGCGGCTCGTCGTGACGTTCGGGGGCAGCCGGTAG
- the bla gene encoding class A beta-lactamase yields the protein MDHHGPSSSRRAFLATAALLPLAGCGTAGRDTDPGAGRTTTTARPTPQPGRRTPAPPVHRPRLADLEREYGARVGVYALATGTGATAIHRADERFAFCSVFKALAAAAVLHHRSLDGLDRRVTYTRADLKSTTPVTGRHVATGMTLRQLCDAAVRYSDGAAGNLLMRDLGGPAKLTAYLRGLGDTVSRMDHYEPELHDVRPGDPSDTTTPRAVATDFRELLLGTALPAGERALLTDWLSHNATTVGARRIRAGLPKGWQVADKTGTGNYGRANDIAIVRPPRTEPLVLAVMTDRPGYDAEPSDALIAEATARTITALGLWRP from the coding sequence ATGGATCACCACGGGCCCTCCTCCTCCCGCCGCGCCTTCCTGGCCACCGCGGCGTTACTCCCCCTGGCCGGCTGCGGCACCGCCGGCCGGGACACCGACCCCGGCGCCGGCCGGACCACCACGACCGCCCGGCCCACCCCGCAGCCGGGCCGCCGCACCCCCGCCCCACCCGTCCACCGCCCGCGCCTGGCGGACCTGGAGCGCGAGTACGGCGCCCGCGTCGGCGTCTACGCCCTCGCGACCGGCACCGGCGCCACCGCGATCCACCGCGCCGACGAGCGCTTCGCGTTCTGCTCGGTCTTCAAGGCCCTGGCCGCGGCGGCGGTCCTGCACCACCGCTCCCTGGACGGCCTGGACCGGCGCGTCACCTATACGCGGGCCGACCTGAAGTCCACCACACCGGTCACCGGACGGCATGTCGCGACCGGCATGACCCTCCGTCAGCTCTGCGACGCCGCCGTCCGTTACAGCGACGGCGCGGCCGGCAACCTGCTCATGCGCGACCTCGGCGGCCCGGCGAAGCTCACCGCCTATCTGCGCGGACTCGGCGACACCGTCAGCCGCATGGACCACTACGAACCCGAACTGCACGACGTACGGCCGGGGGACCCCAGCGACACCACCACTCCCCGCGCGGTCGCCACCGACTTCCGCGAGCTGCTCCTGGGCACCGCCCTGCCCGCCGGCGAACGCGCCCTGCTGACGGACTGGCTCTCGCACAACGCCACCACGGTCGGCGCCCGCCGCATCCGGGCCGGACTCCCCAAGGGCTGGCAGGTGGCCGACAAGACCGGCACGGGCAACTACGGCAGGGCCAACGACATCGCGATCGTCCGCCCGCCCCGCACCGAACCGCTCGTCCTGGCCGTCATGACGGACCGGCCCGGCTACGACGCCGAACCCTCGGACGCCCTGATCGCCGAGGCCACCGCACGGACGATCACCGCCCTGGGCCTCTGGCGGCCCTGA
- a CDS encoding RNA polymerase sigma factor, which produces MKRSREKAASELFAALYPRLAGWCRRLVDDDETAHEIASEAFTRLWARWTSVAEPRGFLYVTAANLVRDHWRKLERERRAMHRVTSEAAVRPHPEQADPSVRLLVQSLPERLRVPILLHYYADMPIREVSVLTGRKEGTVKADLHAARELLRVHLRRSLDHTS; this is translated from the coding sequence TTGAAACGGTCCCGTGAGAAGGCCGCGTCCGAGCTGTTCGCCGCCCTCTACCCGCGCCTGGCCGGCTGGTGCCGCCGTCTCGTCGACGACGACGAGACGGCCCACGAGATCGCCTCGGAGGCGTTCACCCGGCTGTGGGCCCGCTGGACGTCCGTGGCGGAACCCCGCGGTTTCCTCTACGTCACCGCGGCCAACCTCGTCCGGGACCACTGGCGCAAACTGGAACGCGAGCGCAGGGCCATGCACCGCGTCACCTCGGAGGCGGCCGTACGGCCCCACCCCGAGCAGGCCGACCCGTCGGTGCGCCTGCTCGTGCAGTCGCTCCCGGAACGACTCCGCGTCCCGATCCTCCTCCACTACTACGCTGACATGCCGATCCGGGAGGTGTCCGTGCTGACCGGGCGCAAGGAAGGAACCGTCAAGGCCGACCTGCACGCGGCCCGGGAACTGCTCCGCGTCCACCTGAGGAGAAGCCTTGACCACACGTCTTGA
- a CDS encoding cytochrome c oxidase assembly protein: MSAVYLPELTAGRLLGSWRLDVPALLLVVVLGGLYGWGVARVRNRGGSWPLARLAAFFVLGLGAIVVATMSGLAVYDRELFWPAAVQNVTLDLLAPLGLALGDPLRLAVEALPEGGAGRLRRVMTGRLVRTLTFPLVSTALVLATELTVYFTPYFATALRVGWLHELMYLQLLAAGCLFVLPVLTREQALPAWCTHPVRAALVFLDGIVDALPGLVVMTHGTLIAGAWYLHHAPPWSPDVHHDQQIGGGAMLGIAELTALPFLLAVLAQWVRAERAQTAALDRRLDAELTPAAPEFDRGPATDLVRPWWETEKSEVAERVRRQGHDAGQADPYGDL; this comes from the coding sequence CTGTCGGCTGTGTACCTGCCGGAGCTGACCGCCGGGCGGCTGCTGGGCTCCTGGCGGCTGGATGTTCCCGCCCTGTTGCTGGTCGTCGTCCTCGGCGGGCTCTACGGCTGGGGTGTCGCACGCGTCCGCAACCGGGGCGGCTCCTGGCCGCTCGCGCGCCTCGCCGCGTTCTTCGTGCTCGGGCTGGGCGCGATCGTCGTGGCCACGATGTCCGGGCTCGCCGTCTACGACCGTGAACTGTTCTGGCCCGCCGCCGTGCAGAACGTCACCCTCGATCTGCTCGCGCCGCTGGGGCTCGCCCTCGGCGACCCGCTGCGACTCGCGGTCGAGGCGCTGCCGGAAGGCGGTGCGGGCCGCCTGCGGCGGGTCATGACCGGCCGGCTGGTCAGGACACTGACGTTCCCCCTCGTCAGCACGGCCTTGGTGCTGGCCACGGAACTGACCGTCTACTTCACGCCGTACTTCGCCACCGCGCTGCGCGTGGGCTGGCTGCACGAGCTGATGTATCTCCAGCTGCTGGCGGCCGGCTGCCTGTTCGTCCTGCCGGTGCTCACCCGCGAACAGGCGCTGCCCGCCTGGTGCACCCACCCCGTCCGGGCGGCCCTGGTCTTCCTGGACGGCATCGTCGACGCCCTCCCCGGGCTGGTCGTCATGACGCACGGCACCCTGATCGCGGGCGCCTGGTACCTGCACCACGCGCCGCCCTGGTCCCCCGACGTCCACCACGACCAGCAGATCGGCGGCGGTGCCATGCTCGGCATCGCCGAACTGACCGCCCTGCCCTTCCTGCTGGCCGTCCTCGCCCAGTGGGTCCGCGCCGAGCGCGCCCAGACGGCGGCACTGGACCGCCGGCTCGACGCCGAACTCACCCCTGCCGCACCGGAATTCGACCGGGGCCCGGCCACCGACCTGGTGCGGCCCTGGTGGGAGACCGAGAAGAGCGAGGTGGCGGAAAGGGTGCGACGGCAGGGGCACGACGCCGGGCAGGCTGACCCGTATGGCGACCTATGA
- a CDS encoding putative RNA methyltransferase produces MPTTHPGTGRRRPSDRLLTVLTCPLCLSGLERADGALRCAARHTFDIARHGYVSLLTGHRRAASADSADMVRCRGAFLRAGHYDPLTHTLAGLAAELAPPDAVVLDAGAGTGHYLASVLDALPGAMGLGLDSSAHALRAAARAHVRADAAGWDVWQPWPVRSDCAHLVLNVFAPRNGPEFHRVLRPDGALLVVTPSDRHLHELRRSVGLLAVDPRKEERLRRTLADRFRHERAEPLEYTMSLSAEDVAGLVTMSPAAHHVGGAELRRRIGELAVPVRVTASFVASVYRPRER; encoded by the coding sequence ATGCCGACCACTCATCCGGGAACCGGCCGGCGCCGGCCCTCCGACCGGCTGCTGACCGTCCTGACCTGCCCCCTGTGCCTGTCGGGCCTGGAGCGCGCCGACGGCGCGCTGCGGTGCGCGGCCCGGCACACCTTCGACATCGCCCGCCACGGCTACGTCAGTCTGCTGACCGGCCACCGGCGTGCCGCGAGCGCCGACTCCGCCGACATGGTCAGGTGCCGCGGCGCGTTCCTCCGGGCCGGGCACTACGACCCGCTCACCCACACCCTCGCGGGACTCGCCGCGGAACTCGCCCCGCCCGACGCCGTCGTGCTGGACGCCGGGGCGGGCACCGGCCACTACCTCGCGTCGGTCCTCGACGCGCTCCCCGGGGCCATGGGGCTCGGGCTGGACAGTTCGGCCCACGCCCTGCGCGCCGCGGCCCGCGCCCACGTCCGCGCCGATGCCGCCGGGTGGGACGTGTGGCAGCCGTGGCCCGTCCGGTCCGACTGCGCCCACCTCGTGCTCAACGTCTTCGCGCCCCGCAACGGGCCGGAGTTCCACCGTGTCCTCCGGCCGGACGGCGCCCTGCTCGTCGTCACACCCAGCGACCGGCACCTGCACGAACTGCGCCGGTCCGTGGGACTGCTGGCGGTCGACCCCAGGAAGGAGGAACGCCTGCGCCGGACCCTGGCGGACCGCTTCCGGCACGAGCGCGCCGAGCCGCTGGAGTACACCATGAGCCTCAGCGCCGAGGACGTCGCCGGTCTGGTGACCATGAGCCCGGCCGCGCACCACGTCGGGGGCGCGGAACTGCGGCGCCGGATCGGGGAGTTGGCGGTGCCGGTGCGGGTGACGGCCTCGTTCGTCGCGTCGGTGTACCGGCCTCGGGAGCGTTAG
- a CDS encoding RNA-guided endonuclease InsQ/TnpB family protein: MKEAGEGGRARYTYRLRVSSTAHAALLAEWDRCRWVWNECVAKSRAVHVHNKAHPEDRQTCGPAGLDKMLTEARERTPWLRAGSSVPQQQIIRDFGKARAKAQKDIKERLPLKQRAGMPRWKRKREADPTLNYTNRGFRLKNGRLHLAGGIVLTVVWSRELPAAPSSVRVYRDSVGCWYASFVVPAEAQPLPATGAVIGIDWGVKETATTTSDAHDLPHAQHGKKAQAKLSRYDRMMARRKPAKGQAASKGYREAKKLRAKAHKKVARQRQDTGRKWAKRVVTDHDAIAVEDFRPRFLARTSMARKAADAAIGATKKALIEMGRKHGRDVRLVHPAHTTMDCASCGARTKHALPLSERTYTCTTCGAVSSRDKNSARVMLVRAGLNPAGAEGVRPLGALLQEAA, translated from the coding sequence GTGAAGGAGGCCGGTGAGGGTGGGCGTGCCCGGTACACCTACCGGCTGCGTGTGTCGTCAACCGCCCACGCCGCGCTGCTGGCCGAGTGGGACCGCTGCCGTTGGGTCTGGAACGAGTGCGTGGCCAAGTCCAGGGCCGTGCACGTACACAACAAGGCGCACCCGGAGGACAGGCAGACGTGCGGCCCGGCCGGGCTCGACAAGATGCTGACCGAGGCCCGCGAGCGTACGCCGTGGCTGCGCGCGGGCAGTTCGGTGCCGCAACAGCAGATCATCCGGGACTTCGGCAAGGCCCGCGCGAAGGCGCAGAAGGACATCAAAGAACGCCTGCCCCTCAAGCAGCGGGCAGGGATGCCGAGGTGGAAGAGGAAGCGCGAAGCCGACCCGACGCTGAACTACACCAACCGCGGCTTCCGGCTGAAGAACGGCCGTCTGCATCTCGCGGGCGGCATCGTCCTGACGGTGGTGTGGTCGCGCGAGCTGCCCGCCGCCCCGTCCAGCGTGCGCGTGTACCGCGACAGCGTCGGCTGCTGGTACGCCTCGTTCGTCGTACCCGCCGAAGCCCAGCCGCTGCCCGCCACTGGCGCGGTGATCGGGATCGACTGGGGCGTGAAGGAGACCGCCACCACCACCTCGGACGCCCACGACCTTCCCCACGCACAGCACGGAAAGAAGGCCCAGGCGAAGCTGTCGCGGTACGACCGCATGATGGCCCGCCGCAAACCCGCCAAGGGACAAGCAGCCTCCAAGGGCTACCGCGAAGCGAAGAAGCTGCGCGCGAAGGCGCACAAGAAGGTCGCCCGGCAGCGGCAGGACACCGGCCGCAAGTGGGCCAAACGTGTCGTGACCGACCACGACGCCATCGCCGTGGAGGACTTCCGTCCCAGGTTCCTCGCCAGGACATCGATGGCGCGCAAGGCCGCCGACGCCGCCATCGGCGCTACCAAGAAGGCTCTCATCGAGATGGGCCGCAAGCACGGGCGGGACGTCCGCCTCGTGCACCCCGCGCACACCACCATGGACTGCGCATCGTGCGGAGCGAGAACCAAGCACGCACTTCCGCTGTCCGAACGCACCTACACCTGCACCACGTGCGGAGCCGTCTCCTCCAGGGACAAGAACTCCGCCCGCGTGATGCTCGTCCGGGCTGGTCTGAACCCGGCTGGTGCCGAGGGCGTAAGACCTCTTGGAGCGCTGCTCCAGGAGGCGGCCTGA
- a CDS encoding serine hydrolase has product MTDALARIRAAFADAGVTGRLHALDIDSGAQLDAGADQPVCTASVHKLCLLVTLHEQAAAGILDLTEQVACPPEGRTAGPTGLAAMLDGARLSLRDLAYLMMSVSDNAAADLLLARVGLDAVNRTTARLGLSRTYAVHTFGELLATIKEDAGPGGARSLADPHVVARLRALDPARTNRSTPRDMTRLLAAVWRDEACPPEHGAAMRRVLGLQVWPHRLASGFPFDDVHVAGKTGSLPTVRNEVGVVEYPDGGRYAVAVFTRTARTSALQPAADAVIGTAARLAVDALRASQAAPRGAGPGR; this is encoded by the coding sequence GTGACCGACGCCCTCGCCCGCATCCGCGCGGCCTTCGCCGACGCCGGGGTCACCGGCCGGCTGCACGCCCTCGACATCGACAGCGGCGCGCAGCTCGACGCCGGGGCGGACCAGCCTGTCTGCACGGCCAGCGTCCACAAGCTCTGTCTGCTCGTCACGCTCCACGAGCAGGCCGCGGCGGGGATCCTGGACCTCACCGAGCAGGTCGCGTGCCCGCCGGAGGGCCGCACCGCCGGCCCGACGGGACTCGCCGCCATGCTCGACGGCGCCCGGCTGTCGCTGCGGGACCTCGCCTATCTGATGATGTCCGTCAGCGACAACGCCGCCGCCGACCTGCTGCTGGCCCGCGTCGGTCTCGACGCCGTCAACCGCACCACGGCCCGCCTCGGCCTCAGCCGCACGTACGCCGTCCACACCTTCGGCGAACTCCTCGCCACCATCAAGGAGGACGCCGGTCCCGGCGGCGCGCGGTCGCTGGCCGACCCGCACGTCGTCGCCCGGCTGCGGGCGCTCGACCCGGCCCGGACCAACCGCAGCACCCCGCGCGACATGACGCGGCTGCTCGCCGCCGTCTGGCGCGACGAGGCGTGCCCGCCCGAGCACGGCGCGGCCATGCGGCGGGTCCTCGGACTGCAGGTGTGGCCGCACCGGCTGGCGTCCGGGTTTCCCTTCGACGACGTCCACGTGGCGGGCAAGACGGGGAGTCTGCCGACCGTGCGCAACGAGGTCGGCGTCGTCGAGTACCCCGACGGGGGCCGCTACGCCGTCGCCGTCTTCACGCGCACCGCCCGCACCTCCGCGCTTCAGCCCGCCGCCGACGCGGTCATCGGCACGGCGGCCCGCCTGGCGGTGGACGCCCTGCGCGCTTCCCAGGCGGCCCCGCGAGGGGCCGGTCCGGGCCGCTGA